The proteins below come from a single Candidatus Binatota bacterium genomic window:
- a CDS encoding urease accessory protein UreE produces the protein MPVSTTADVSDRATARAVEHLPAHERADQQVGDEIELNFHDRHRRRLRLVTSAGRDLLLDLDRVVAMRDGDLLRLDDGSWLRVVAAAEELVEVSAADEGSLLRLAWHVGNRHVPAQLDGQRFFIGRDHVIEGMLEGLGATLRVCRRPFDAETGAYHSHAGEGSHDH, from the coding sequence ATGCCAGTGAGCACAACAGCCGACGTTTCCGATCGCGCCACGGCCAGGGCGGTAGAGCACCTGCCGGCCCACGAGCGGGCGGATCAGCAGGTGGGCGATGAAATCGAGCTGAATTTTCATGACAGGCACCGTCGGCGCTTGCGACTTGTTACCAGCGCCGGGCGCGACCTGCTGCTGGATCTCGACCGCGTCGTGGCCATGCGCGACGGCGACCTGCTGCGACTCGACGACGGAAGTTGGCTGCGGGTTGTCGCGGCTGCCGAGGAGTTGGTGGAAGTGAGCGCTGCCGACGAGGGCAGCCTGCTCAGGCTCGCCTGGCACGTGGGCAATCGTCACGTACCGGCCCAGCTCGACGGCCAACGCTTCTTCATAGGCCGGGACCACGTCATCGAGGGCATGCTCGAAGGCCTGGGCGCCACGCTGCGGGTCTGTCGCAGACCGTTCGACGCTGAGACGGGCGCCTATCATTCGCACGCAGGCGAAGGCAGCCATGATCACTGA